In a single window of the Niabella ginsenosidivorans genome:
- a CDS encoding outer membrane protein assembly factor BamB family protein, whose amino-acid sequence MRPVICGSQYVPYLSPMKKIFIAVLLVVFVNTLLAQSRFQFAHISDLHIGSNNADEDLRRTVHDINANAELRFVIASGDITEFGADAEIKLAQQILDSLNKPLYIIPGNHDDNWSESGTNTFNRVFGNEVFAFEYGGIHFLGANCGPNMKMSPGQIPYGNIVWLDSVLATIPGREPVIFIDHYPLDASLNNWYEVADRLKKHNIQLYICGHGHQNRQYDFEGIPGIMGRSNLRAKDSTGGYNIVTVDNGKVTYQEKNPGAILKAPWATAILQDHHFEKETRSYDRPSYAVNGQYPQVKESWRFQDSSDIGNGFVLYKGRIITPDSRGRILALDPAANKVVWRFVTNGKIYAAPVIEGYRLIIPSTDGTIYCLNAENGKLLWATPTDKAIVATPVINEDKVFLGSSEGKFRALDINTGKIIWEYDSVKNFVKAQPLYYNSRLIFGSWGNELYAVSSKTGKAVWVYNNGYSNRMFSPASCTPVAANGKIFIVAPDRFMRALDAGNGTLLWKHKWEEDWVRESMGISNDGAVVYAKTMQGHLIGVDAKADSAHIVWKTENVFGYELNPSKIIERKGRVYAFSDKGVITAFDRKTGKTVWMHKVANCLVHDLQFIDDHTIVVTTMDGKVVILRVHE is encoded by the coding sequence ATGCGCCCTGTAATTTGCGGATCGCAATATGTTCCCTATCTTTCTCCAATGAAAAAGATCTTCATCGCTGTTTTACTGGTCGTTTTTGTAAATACACTGTTAGCGCAATCCCGTTTTCAGTTTGCGCATATCTCAGATCTGCACATCGGTTCCAATAATGCGGATGAAGACCTGAGAAGAACGGTGCACGATATCAATGCCAACGCGGAGCTGAGGTTTGTGATCGCATCCGGCGACATAACTGAATTTGGTGCGGATGCCGAAATAAAGCTGGCCCAACAAATACTGGACTCACTGAACAAGCCTTTATATATTATACCCGGTAATCATGATGATAACTGGTCTGAGAGTGGTACCAATACATTCAACCGCGTATTTGGTAATGAGGTATTTGCTTTTGAATATGGCGGTATCCATTTCCTTGGTGCTAATTGCGGCCCTAATATGAAAATGAGCCCCGGGCAGATCCCTTATGGAAATATCGTTTGGTTGGATTCTGTTCTGGCAACGATCCCCGGCAGGGAACCGGTTATTTTTATTGACCATTACCCGCTGGATGCATCTCTGAATAACTGGTATGAAGTGGCAGACCGGTTAAAGAAACATAATATTCAATTGTACATCTGCGGGCACGGGCACCAGAACAGGCAATATGATTTTGAAGGCATCCCGGGGATTATGGGGCGCTCCAATTTAAGGGCAAAGGACAGTACGGGCGGGTATAATATTGTAACTGTTGATAATGGAAAAGTTACCTACCAGGAAAAGAACCCGGGGGCAATATTAAAAGCGCCCTGGGCAACGGCAATTTTACAGGATCATCATTTTGAAAAAGAAACCCGCAGCTATGACCGGCCCTCCTACGCCGTTAACGGGCAGTACCCGCAGGTAAAAGAGAGCTGGCGGTTCCAGGATTCTTCAGATATTGGCAACGGCTTTGTACTGTATAAAGGCCGGATCATTACACCAGACAGCCGCGGGCGCATCCTGGCACTGGACCCCGCTGCCAATAAGGTGGTCTGGCGTTTTGTAACAAATGGTAAAATATATGCAGCCCCTGTAATAGAGGGGTACCGGTTGATCATTCCCTCAACTGACGGGACCATTTATTGTTTAAATGCGGAAAATGGAAAATTGCTTTGGGCAACCCCTACTGATAAAGCTATTGTAGCAACGCCCGTTATCAATGAGGATAAAGTATTTCTTGGCTCATCTGAAGGAAAATTCAGGGCTCTGGATATAAATACCGGCAAAATTATATGGGAATATGACAGCGTAAAAAATTTTGTAAAGGCACAGCCCTTATACTATAATAGCCGGTTGATTTTTGGAAGCTGGGGGAATGAGCTCTATGCTGTCAGCAGCAAAACCGGTAAGGCGGTGTGGGTTTATAATAACGGATACAGCAATCGTATGTTCTCTCCGGCTTCCTGTACGCCTGTAGCGGCAAATGGCAAAATTTTTATTGTGGCTCCTGATCGCTTTATGCGCGCCCTGGATGCGGGTAACGGAACGCTTTTATGGAAGCATAAATGGGAGGAGGATTGGGTGCGGGAATCGATGGGTATCTCCAATGACGGAGCTGTTGTATATGCAAAGACCATGCAGGGGCATTTGATTGGTGTGGACGCAAAGGCAGACAGTGCACATATTGTATGGAAAACTGAAAATGTGTTTGGTTATGAGCTGAACCCGTCAAAGATCATTGAACGTAAGGGGCGGGTATATGCTTTTAGTGATAAAGGCGTTATCACCGCATTTGATCGGAAAACCGGGAAAACGGTCTGGATGCATAAGGTAGCCAATTGCCTGGTGCACGACCTGCAGTTTATAGATGATCATACAATTGTTGTAACGACTATGGATGGTAAAGTTGTAATACTCCGGGTACACGAATAA
- a CDS encoding MFS transporter: protein MRSITNENSRVPTVLAFILIPISGFAMDVYVPSFPQMVKDLNATTADIRFTLTIFLVSYGVSQLFVGSIVDSFGRYRACLAALLIFATANVIIVMTRSVELIFVMRAVQGVVISVVMVAKRSLFIDLYTGTQQQHYTSLLSIIWSAAPILAPFLGGYLEHNFGWRANFWFLAFYGFLLFLLELFFSGETLKQFRPFHLRSVLKTYVHMLQARDFSYGVLVLGLSYSMAIVFGMSAPFIIETVFHYSAIATGYSALLSGISLLLGGILSKWMIHRDFFRKLSVATVIQLGIALIMLAGPAFYSTIFSLMGFVMLLHFLMGFVYNIYFTYCLTRFPANAGISGGVTSGGAYIVTSLVSYGIVSMLNIHSQRTLAVSYILLSCFIGLVLVLLKNSPATFLARKWGPEQ from the coding sequence ATGCGGAGCATTACAAATGAAAACAGCCGGGTCCCCACCGTACTTGCGTTTATCTTAATACCCATTTCCGGGTTTGCCATGGATGTGTATGTGCCTTCATTTCCCCAAATGGTAAAAGACCTCAATGCCACTACGGCCGATATCCGTTTCACATTAACCATTTTTCTGGTAAGTTATGGCGTGTCCCAGTTGTTTGTGGGCAGTATTGTGGATAGTTTTGGCCGCTACAGGGCCTGCCTGGCAGCCCTGTTGATCTTTGCAACGGCCAATGTTATCATAGTGATGACCCGGTCCGTTGAGCTGATCTTTGTAATGAGAGCAGTGCAGGGCGTTGTTATTTCTGTTGTAATGGTAGCGAAGCGGTCTTTGTTTATAGACCTGTATACAGGAACGCAACAACAACATTATACAAGCCTGCTATCCATAATATGGTCGGCAGCGCCGATACTGGCGCCATTTTTGGGAGGCTATCTGGAACATAATTTCGGGTGGAGGGCCAATTTCTGGTTTCTTGCCTTTTACGGTTTCCTGCTGTTCCTGTTAGAATTATTCTTTAGCGGGGAAACGTTAAAGCAGTTCCGGCCGTTTCATTTACGGTCGGTGCTTAAAACCTACGTGCATATGTTACAGGCCAGGGATTTCAGCTACGGCGTGCTGGTGCTGGGGCTGAGCTATTCTATGGCAATCGTTTTTGGAATGTCTGCCCCTTTTATTATTGAAACGGTTTTTCATTATTCGGCAATAGCAACCGGTTACAGTGCCTTATTATCGGGTATATCCCTGCTGCTGGGCGGTATCCTGAGCAAATGGATGATCCACCGGGATTTTTTCAGAAAACTGTCTGTTGCTACCGTCATTCAGCTGGGCATTGCCCTTATAATGCTTGCGGGGCCAGCCTTTTACAGCACTATTTTTTCATTGATGGGCTTTGTAATGCTGCTGCATTTTTTAATGGGCTTTGTTTATAATATTTATTTTACCTACTGTCTTACACGGTTTCCGGCCAATGCCGGTATATCAGGCGGAGTTACCAGCGGCGGCGCTTATATAGTAACTTCCCTGGTCAGTTACGGGATAGTAAGCATGCTCAACATTCATAGTCAGCGTACATTAGCGGTCAGTTATATACTATTGAGTTGTTTTATAGGGCTGGTGCTGGTATTGTTAAAGAACAGCCCGGCAACTTTCCTTGCCCGTAAATGGGGGCCGGAGCAATAG
- a CDS encoding NAD(P)H-binding protein codes for MEKRSSAIIGATGLTGSWLQQYLPEDPGFDIIRTLVRWPVEPVSPKQEVKLVDFSDAESVLLALTGVTVVFCAIGTTQKKVKGDQQLYRRIDHDIPVRACKLAMETGCRKFVLVSAVGANPESRNFYLRLKGQTEADIIATGMPAVHIMQPSQLLGKRAESRPLESFTQAIMKPLSGLFSGSWIKYRAIAAKDVARAMIIAGKKEETGVFRYTYKEMMELIHPAS; via the coding sequence ATGGAGAAAAGATCATCTGCAATTATTGGTGCCACAGGACTAACAGGATCATGGCTGCAACAGTACCTGCCGGAAGATCCCGGATTTGATATCATACGCACTCTTGTACGATGGCCCGTGGAGCCGGTTAGCCCAAAACAGGAGGTAAAGCTGGTGGATTTCAGCGATGCTGAATCTGTCTTACTGGCACTGACCGGTGTAACCGTTGTTTTCTGTGCTATAGGCACTACCCAAAAAAAAGTAAAGGGCGATCAGCAGCTTTACCGGCGGATAGACCACGATATTCCGGTACGCGCTTGTAAATTGGCTATGGAGACGGGGTGCCGGAAATTTGTTTTGGTATCAGCTGTTGGGGCAAACCCTGAAAGCAGGAATTTTTACCTGCGGCTGAAAGGCCAGACAGAAGCGGATATCATTGCAACAGGAATGCCTGCTGTTCATATTATGCAACCCAGCCAGCTCCTGGGAAAAAGAGCAGAAAGCCGCCCCCTGGAATCATTTACACAAGCCATTATGAAACCTTTGTCCGGCTTATTTTCAGGCTCCTGGATCAAATACAGGGCCATTGCAGCAAAAGATGTTGCCCGGGCAATGATCATAGCAGGAAAGAAAGAGGAAACCGGTGTATTCCGCTATACCTATAAAGAAATGATGGAACTGATTCATCCTGCCAGTTGA
- a CDS encoding DUF4126 domain-containing protein: MNWEIQALSATALGIALAACCGFRVFVPLLVAGLASRLHLFHFADHFAWLSSTPALITLGAATAVEIAGYYIPFIDNILDTIAAPMATIAGTVLATAVIPIDSEWIKWLVGIIAGGGSAGLIASGTGLLRLFSTKATLGTGNIFVATGENAAAIAGSVLSFLMPVVMAVLCLLFMIWIFRKMRKKIKNRRAVRSA; this comes from the coding sequence ATGAATTGGGAAATTCAGGCACTATCAGCCACGGCATTAGGCATTGCGCTGGCCGCCTGTTGCGGCTTCCGGGTATTTGTTCCTTTGCTGGTTGCCGGTTTAGCCAGCAGGCTGCATCTTTTCCATTTTGCGGATCATTTTGCCTGGCTTTCCTCTACTCCTGCTTTAATAACGCTGGGGGCTGCCACTGCTGTTGAAATTGCCGGTTATTATATTCCTTTTATTGATAATATCCTTGATACGATTGCCGCACCAATGGCAACCATTGCCGGCACTGTGCTGGCAACCGCTGTAATACCGATAGACAGTGAATGGATCAAATGGCTTGTTGGAATTATTGCCGGCGGCGGAAGCGCAGGGCTGATTGCCTCAGGAACAGGGCTCCTGCGCCTGTTTAGCACAAAAGCTACTTTAGGAACAGGAAATATATTTGTAGCTACCGGAGAAAATGCAGCTGCCATTGCCGGCAGTGTGCTCAGTTTTTTAATGCCGGTAGTGATGGCGGTGCTCTGCCTCCTTTTTATGATATGGATATTCAGAAAAATGCGGAAAAAGATCAAAAACCGCCGGGCAGTACGGTCTGCCTGA
- a CDS encoding response regulator: MLHNKISVAIVDDHPVVVEGLKTLLKNDEGIGGIISCVRGKEIIECLQEQPVDLVLLDIILPDANGIELCKEIKKIAPETIILGLSNQAERSIILQMMQNGASGYLLKNASAAELLRCIAEVQEGKTAFSDEVKEIMARPSHHDLEAAIPSLTKREKQILKMIANGDTSQQIAATLFLSTLTVETHRRNLLHKLKAKNVAGLIKRATEYRLL, encoded by the coding sequence ATGTTGCATAATAAAATTTCCGTAGCTATTGTGGACGATCATCCGGTGGTTGTGGAAGGCCTAAAGACCCTGTTAAAAAATGATGAAGGCATCGGAGGGATCATTAGCTGCGTACGGGGCAAAGAGATTATTGAATGCCTGCAGGAGCAGCCTGTAGACCTTGTATTACTGGATATTATATTGCCCGATGCCAACGGGATAGAACTATGTAAGGAAATAAAGAAAATAGCGCCGGAAACCATCATACTCGGGCTTAGTAACCAGGCAGAGCGCAGCATCATTCTGCAAATGATGCAGAATGGTGCCAGCGGGTACCTCTTAAAAAATGCCTCTGCCGCCGAACTTTTAAGATGCATTGCAGAAGTGCAGGAAGGCAAGACCGCCTTTAGCGATGAAGTGAAGGAGATCATGGCCCGGCCTTCTCACCACGATTTAGAGGCTGCAATCCCTTCGCTTACCAAACGAGAGAAGCAGATCCTGAAGATGATTGCAAACGGGGATACCTCTCAGCAGATTGCGGCTACGCTCTTTTTGAGCACTTTAACCGTTGAAACGCATCGCCGTAACCTCCTGCACAAGCTAAAAGCCAAAAATGTGGCGGGGCTGATAAAAAGAGCTACAGAATACCGGCTGCTGTAA
- a CDS encoding Crp/Fnr family transcriptional regulator has product MEQLFQHIKQYYPLSAAAREALEQNFEESVLAKNKFLITEGKVCRHLYYLQQGALRGFITIDGKEITNWFGFENAFITSFHSFITQQPCLENIQLIEGSILWRISKERLTELFDRYHEIERLVRIIYEKYYIRLEERYVNAQFKTAAERYERLLHQSPHIIERVPLGYISSYLGISQETLSRIRSRF; this is encoded by the coding sequence ATGGAGCAGCTTTTTCAGCATATAAAACAATATTACCCTTTAAGCGCGGCAGCAAGAGAGGCACTGGAACAAAATTTTGAAGAATCAGTGCTGGCCAAAAACAAATTCCTTATCACTGAAGGAAAAGTTTGCCGGCATTTATATTACCTGCAGCAAGGTGCATTACGAGGTTTTATTACTATTGACGGAAAAGAGATCACTAACTGGTTTGGGTTTGAAAACGCTTTTATTACTTCTTTTCACAGCTTTATTACCCAACAGCCCTGTCTTGAAAATATACAGTTAATAGAAGGCTCCATTTTATGGCGCATTTCAAAAGAAAGACTTACGGAGCTGTTTGACCGCTACCATGAAATTGAACGGCTGGTGCGCATTATTTATGAAAAATACTATATCCGCCTGGAGGAGCGCTATGTAAACGCCCAGTTTAAAACCGCCGCAGAACGCTATGAGCGCCTGCTGCATCAATCCCCGCATATTATAGAACGGGTTCCGCTTGGCTATATTTCTTCCTACCTGGGCATCAGCCAGGAAACCTTAAGCCGCATACGGAGCCGCTTTTAA
- the yiaA gene encoding inner membrane protein YiaA, protein MKQYQQPSNAFIAASWSALLIGVTAFIIGLWNADMELNEKGYYFTVLLFGLFSAISVQKAVRDQLEGIPVTNIYYGISWFTTLLSIILLTVGLWNATLTKSEKGFYAMSFTLSIFAAIAVQKNIRDSKSAQPEDPKNNSTEPHSLSGNHPF, encoded by the coding sequence ATGAAACAGTATCAACAACCATCCAATGCGTTTATTGCGGCTTCCTGGTCGGCACTGCTGATAGGAGTAACTGCTTTTATTATTGGTCTATGGAATGCCGATATGGAACTGAATGAGAAAGGTTACTATTTTACCGTACTGCTGTTTGGCCTTTTTTCTGCCATATCTGTACAGAAAGCAGTACGGGATCAGTTAGAAGGTATTCCTGTTACCAATATCTATTACGGAATTTCCTGGTTCACTACCCTGCTGTCTATTATACTGCTGACGGTTGGGCTATGGAACGCAACGCTTACAAAAAGTGAAAAAGGGTTCTATGCCATGTCTTTTACGCTAAGCATTTTTGCGGCCATTGCGGTACAAAAAAACATCAGGGACAGCAAGAGCGCACAGCCGGAAGATCCTAAAAACAATAGTACTGAGCCCCATTCATTATCCGGTAATCACCCGTTTTAA
- a CDS encoding helix-turn-helix domain-containing protein, producing the protein MESLESIIQYYQSTGRTIPEDLIKSEGKSRHFNVLRRRNCLYTLPFRRRDYYKICLSAGDAVLLTDTREVLIDRPALFFSAPDMKFGYKVTRENQDGYVCIFNEQYLSPDLKREFKKAQGFLTDTVYPFIFLTDEEYEILSAYFKAMERERCGGFYYKREIIQSLIRLVIYTAIRIHDARAHKVTEHDRTDRLLSNFLRLLNNQFPVDSPESSLVYKTPADFANALHVHVNHLNHSLQKLVGKSTRQIIYERVTAEAMDLLKHSDWNITEISNGLGFEYTQHFSQFFKKQTGKTPMEYKRSG; encoded by the coding sequence ATGGAGTCACTGGAATCGATCATTCAATATTACCAGTCAACCGGTCGCACTATTCCTGAAGATCTTATAAAGTCAGAAGGAAAATCGCGGCATTTTAATGTGCTCAGAAGGCGCAATTGTTTGTATACCCTGCCCTTCCGGAGGAGGGATTATTATAAGATCTGTCTTTCGGCAGGCGATGCTGTTTTGCTGACGGATACGAGGGAGGTGCTTATTGACCGGCCGGCACTTTTCTTTTCGGCCCCGGATATGAAGTTCGGGTATAAGGTTACCCGGGAGAACCAGGACGGCTACGTCTGTATATTTAATGAACAATATCTTTCGCCTGATCTGAAACGGGAGTTTAAAAAAGCGCAGGGCTTTTTAACGGATACGGTATACCCTTTTATTTTTTTAACTGATGAAGAATATGAAATACTTTCCGCGTACTTTAAAGCTATGGAAAGAGAGCGTTGTGGCGGGTTTTATTATAAAAGGGAAATCATCCAAAGTCTCATACGGTTGGTGATCTACACGGCAATCCGCATACATGATGCACGGGCTCATAAGGTAACGGAGCACGACCGTACAGACCGGCTGCTGTCTAATTTTCTGCGTTTGCTGAATAACCAGTTTCCTGTAGATTCGCCCGAAAGCTCACTGGTGTATAAGACCCCTGCAGATTTCGCAAATGCGTTGCATGTGCACGTCAATCATTTAAACCACAGCCTTCAGAAGCTGGTGGGGAAATCGACCCGGCAGATCATTTATGAAAGAGTAACTGCTGAAGCAATGGACCTGTTAAAGCATTCTGACTGGAATATAACCGAGATCAGTAACGGGCTGGGGTTTGAATATACCCAGCATTTTTCCCAGTTCTTTAAAAAGCAAACAGGGAAAACACCGATGGAGTATAAACGCAGTGGGTGA
- a CDS encoding HipA family kinase, translating into MSEIRSVQVTRYVTPLREGGSLPAIAEADDGFLYVLKFRGAGQGVKALVAELVGGEVARSLQLKVPELVLAHLDEAFGRTEGDEEIQDLLKASQGLNLGLHYLSGSLTFDPAVTTVDPLLASKIVWLDAFLTNMDRTVRNTNMLMWHNELWLIDHGACLYFHHNWNSWREQMKNPFPLIKDHVLLKHASKLEEADAFCRSALNEQLLHTIVNSIPMEWLAYEEAYGDPEAAREVYFQFLNWRLKNSFTFLKTALDARAVGV; encoded by the coding sequence ATGTCCGAAATCCGTTCGGTACAGGTAACAAGGTATGTAACTCCTTTAAGGGAGGGCGGCTCACTGCCCGCTATAGCAGAAGCTGATGATGGGTTCCTCTATGTGCTGAAATTCCGTGGCGCGGGCCAGGGAGTAAAGGCATTGGTGGCGGAACTGGTTGGCGGGGAAGTGGCAAGAAGCTTACAACTGAAAGTGCCTGAACTGGTATTGGCTCATCTTGATGAAGCTTTTGGCAGAACTGAGGGCGATGAGGAGATCCAGGATCTGCTGAAAGCCAGCCAGGGTCTGAACCTGGGCCTGCACTATTTAAGTGGCTCCCTTACATTTGACCCTGCCGTTACCACAGTTGATCCGCTGCTTGCTTCCAAGATTGTCTGGCTGGATGCGTTCCTGACGAACATGGACCGCACGGTACGGAACACCAATATGCTGATGTGGCATAATGAGCTCTGGTTGATTGACCATGGTGCCTGCCTGTATTTTCATCATAACTGGAACAGCTGGCGGGAACAAATGAAAAACCCGTTCCCGCTGATCAAGGATCATGTACTGCTGAAGCATGCTTCAAAACTGGAAGAGGCAGATGCTTTTTGCAGGAGCGCCCTGAATGAACAACTGCTGCATACTATTGTAAATAGTATTCCCATGGAATGGTTAGCTTATGAGGAAGCATATGGCGATCCGGAAGCGGCAAGGGAGGTTTATTTCCAGTTCCTGAACTGGCGGTTAAAAAATTCTTTTACCTTTTTAAAAACTGCGCTGGATGCAAGAGCTGTTGGTGTATGA
- a CDS encoding DUF3037 domain-containing protein produces the protein MQELLVYEYAVIRVVPRVEREEFINVGVIVFCKKTGFIECAVSLNKEKLWHLCAEINMEGIEENLRAFCGIAAGDRQSGSGIALLDAASRFRWLTAARSTMIQCSRAHPGMTTTTENLTQQLLERLVL, from the coding sequence ATGCAAGAGCTGTTGGTGTATGAGTATGCGGTTATACGCGTGGTGCCCCGTGTAGAGCGGGAGGAGTTCATCAACGTTGGCGTTATTGTGTTTTGTAAAAAAACGGGGTTCATTGAATGCGCTGTTTCATTAAACAAAGAAAAATTATGGCACCTGTGCGCTGAGATCAATATGGAGGGGATTGAAGAAAACCTGCGCGCCTTCTGCGGGATTGCAGCAGGAGACAGGCAGTCAGGGTCGGGGATTGCCCTGCTGGATGCTGCATCCAGGTTCCGCTGGCTGACAGCTGCCCGCAGCACCATGATCCAATGCTCCAGGGCGCACCCGGGAATGACGACAACAACAGAAAATCTTACACAGCAATTGTTAGAACGGCTGGTGTTATAA
- the murB gene encoding UDP-N-acetylmuramate dehydrogenase: MEILDTVSLKPYNTFGIEQYARHFTKAASVEELKEALLWAKKKEQPTLIIGGGSNILLTGDYNGLVIKNELQGYQVVSDDDDFVTIKVAAGEIWHQFVLHCLKHQYAGVENLALIPGCVGASPMQNIGAYGVEIKEVFCELTAVHRLDHTTKVFSKEECSFGYRESVFKNSYKDQFVITDVTYRLQKKPVFHIEYGAIRQELDRLNVTELSINAIAQAVINIRSSKLPDPAEIGNAGSFFKNPSVEQSQYLSLKKAWPDMMAYENADGTMKLAAGWLIEHAGLKGYRKGDAGIHEKQALVLVNYGNASGRELLEVCNLVTDTVFRKYGVQLHPEVNVI; encoded by the coding sequence ATGGAAATTCTGGATACTGTTTCGTTAAAACCGTATAATACATTTGGCATTGAACAATATGCCCGCCATTTTACAAAGGCAGCTTCCGTTGAGGAATTAAAAGAAGCGTTGCTCTGGGCAAAAAAAAAGGAGCAGCCTACGCTGATCATCGGCGGGGGCAGCAATATCTTATTGACCGGTGATTATAACGGGCTGGTCATAAAAAATGAATTGCAGGGGTACCAGGTGGTTAGTGATGACGATGATTTTGTTACTATAAAAGTTGCTGCGGGTGAGATCTGGCATCAGTTTGTGTTGCATTGTTTAAAACATCAATATGCAGGCGTGGAGAACCTGGCATTGATCCCCGGCTGCGTGGGTGCATCGCCTATGCAGAATATAGGTGCCTATGGTGTTGAAATAAAAGAGGTGTTTTGTGAGCTGACCGCGGTGCACAGGCTGGATCATACTACAAAAGTATTCAGCAAGGAAGAATGCAGCTTCGGCTACCGGGAAAGTGTTTTCAAAAATAGCTATAAGGATCAGTTTGTAATTACTGACGTAACGTACCGGTTACAAAAAAAGCCCGTTTTTCATATTGAGTATGGTGCCATCCGGCAGGAACTGGACCGGCTGAACGTTACAGAACTTTCCATCAATGCCATTGCACAGGCTGTAATAAATATACGTTCATCAAAGCTGCCTGACCCTGCTGAAATCGGTAATGCGGGCAGCTTCTTTAAAAATCCTTCAGTGGAACAATCACAATATCTTTCTCTGAAAAAAGCCTGGCCGGATATGATGGCCTATGAAAATGCCGATGGAACCATGAAGCTTGCAGCAGGCTGGCTGATTGAGCATGCGGGGCTGAAGGGCTACCGGAAAGGAGATGCGGGGATCCATGAAAAACAGGCCCTAGTGCTGGTGAACTACGGGAACGCTTCAGGCCGGGAGCTGCTGGAAGTTTGCAACCTGGTCACTGATACTGTTTTCCGGAAATATGGCGTGCAGTTACACCCGGAAGTAAATGTCATATAG
- the mnmD gene encoding tRNA (5-methylaminomethyl-2-thiouridine)(34)-methyltransferase MnmD: protein MEKKNPVIITTADGSHSVSLGNTGITFHSVFGAYTESQHIFIEAGLRHYLANRPVKELSVFEMGFGTGLNAFLSAIQAGTLKIRIRYIALDLFPLEEAVFRELNYGRQLGAETLYRLLMQAAWGQPVAINDFFILEKQQADLLRWQSQASFDLCFFDAFAPEDQPELWTEQVFVQLKERLKKGGVLTTYCSKSVVRKALMQAGFKVEKLKGPPGKREILRATASP from the coding sequence ATGGAAAAGAAGAACCCTGTTATCATAACTACAGCCGATGGCTCTCATTCAGTCAGCCTGGGAAATACAGGCATTACTTTTCATTCTGTTTTCGGGGCTTATACGGAATCACAACATATATTCATTGAAGCCGGGTTGCGGCATTACCTGGCAAACCGTCCGGTTAAAGAGTTGTCTGTTTTTGAAATGGGCTTTGGAACCGGGCTGAATGCCTTTCTTTCCGCTATACAGGCAGGGACATTAAAAATAAGGATCCGTTATATAGCACTGGATCTGTTTCCGTTGGAAGAAGCAGTTTTCCGGGAGCTGAATTATGGCAGACAACTGGGAGCGGAAACCCTGTACCGGTTGTTAATGCAGGCTGCATGGGGACAGCCGGTAGCGATCAATGATTTTTTTATTCTTGAAAAACAACAGGCAGACCTGTTACGATGGCAGTCGCAGGCCTCTTTTGATCTTTGTTTTTTTGATGCTTTTGCGCCGGAGGATCAGCCGGAACTATGGACGGAGCAGGTGTTTGTACAATTAAAAGAACGGCTGAAGAAAGGAGGGGTTTTAACCACTTACTGCTCTAAATCGGTTGTACGGAAGGCCTTGATGCAGGCAGGGTTTAAAGTAGAGAAATTAAAAGGTCCGCCGGGCAAAAGGGAAATTTTAAGAGCTACCGCTTCACCTTAA